The Bacillus vallismortis genome window below encodes:
- the ureB gene encoding urease subunit beta yields the protein MKPGTFQIAEGTITINEGRQTREVTVKNTGSRSIQVGSHFHFAEANRALSFDREQTIGMRIDIPSGTSVRFEPGEEKTVTLVEFSGRKTVRGLNGMADTYIDGRGKEKTLANLKQAGWMEGVIR from the coding sequence ATGAAGCCGGGAACATTTCAAATTGCTGAGGGAACGATTACGATTAACGAAGGCCGCCAGACACGGGAGGTAACGGTGAAAAACACCGGATCACGCTCCATTCAAGTCGGCTCGCATTTTCATTTTGCGGAAGCCAATCGTGCATTATCATTTGATCGTGAACAAACCATCGGCATGCGTATCGACATTCCGTCAGGCACATCGGTCCGTTTTGAGCCAGGTGAGGAGAAAACCGTCACGCTTGTTGAATTCAGCGGACGAAAAACAGTACGGGGACTGAACGGAATGGCCGATACATATATCGATGGACGCGGCAAAGAAAAGACGTTAGCCAACTTAAAACAAGCCGGCTGGATGGAGGGTGTAATCCGATGA
- the ureC gene encoding urease subunit alpha yields MKMSREQYAELFGPTTGDKIRLGDTDLWIEVEQDFTVYGEEMVFGGGKTIRDGMGQNGRITGKDGALDLVITNVVLLDYSGIVKADVGVKDGRIVGVGKSGNPDIMDGVDPHMVIGAGTEVISGEGKILTAGGVDTHIHFICPQQMEVALSSGVTTLLGGGTGPATGSKATTCTSGAWYMARMLEAAEAFPINVGFLGKGNASDKAPLVEQVEAGAIGLKLHEDWGTTPSAIKTCMEVVDEADIQVAIHTDTINEAGFLENTLDAIGDRVIHTYHIEGAGGGHAPDIMKLASYANILPSSTTPTIPYTVNTMEEHLDMMMVCHHLDAKVPEDVAFSHSRIRAATIAAEDILHDIGAISMTSSDSQAMGRVGEVIIRTWQVADKMKKQRGALAGENGNDNVRAKRYIAKYTINPAITHGLSHEVGSVEKGKLADLVLWDPVFFGVKPELVLKGGMIARAQMGDPNASIPTPEPVFMRQMYASYGKANRSTSITFMSQASIERGVAESLGLEKRISPVKNIRKLSKLDMKLNSALPKIEVDPKTYQVFADGEELSCQPVDYVPLGQRYFLF; encoded by the coding sequence ATGAAGATGTCACGGGAGCAATATGCGGAGCTGTTTGGCCCGACAACGGGCGATAAAATCAGATTGGGCGATACGGATTTATGGATCGAGGTTGAACAGGATTTCACAGTATACGGTGAAGAAATGGTCTTTGGCGGCGGAAAAACGATCCGTGACGGCATGGGTCAAAACGGCAGAATCACAGGGAAAGACGGCGCTTTGGATTTGGTCATTACCAACGTCGTGCTCTTGGATTACTCAGGCATTGTTAAAGCGGATGTCGGTGTTAAGGACGGACGGATTGTCGGCGTCGGAAAAAGCGGAAACCCTGATATCATGGATGGAGTCGATCCGCATATGGTCATTGGCGCGGGTACAGAGGTGATTTCCGGTGAAGGTAAAATCTTAACAGCCGGAGGAGTGGATACGCACATTCATTTTATTTGCCCTCAGCAGATGGAAGTTGCGCTTTCTTCAGGTGTGACGACCCTTTTGGGAGGCGGGACAGGACCCGCTACAGGAAGCAAAGCGACAACATGTACGTCTGGCGCGTGGTATATGGCAAGGATGCTGGAAGCGGCCGAGGCGTTTCCGATCAATGTCGGCTTCTTAGGAAAAGGGAATGCATCCGATAAAGCGCCGCTGGTCGAACAGGTGGAAGCAGGCGCCATCGGCCTTAAGCTTCATGAAGACTGGGGCACGACGCCAAGCGCCATCAAAACGTGTATGGAAGTTGTGGATGAGGCTGATATTCAAGTCGCCATCCATACCGATACGATTAACGAAGCGGGCTTCCTGGAAAACACGCTCGACGCGATCGGGGACCGGGTCATTCATACCTATCACATTGAAGGAGCAGGCGGCGGCCACGCTCCGGATATTATGAAACTCGCCTCTTACGCAAACATTCTGCCGTCATCCACAACGCCAACCATTCCTTATACTGTTAATACGATGGAGGAGCATCTTGACATGATGATGGTCTGCCACCATTTAGATGCGAAAGTGCCTGAAGATGTGGCATTCAGCCATTCCAGAATCAGGGCTGCGACCATTGCGGCAGAGGATATTCTCCATGATATCGGCGCGATCAGCATGACATCATCGGATTCCCAAGCAATGGGGCGGGTCGGTGAAGTGATCATCCGAACGTGGCAGGTAGCCGACAAAATGAAAAAACAGCGCGGCGCTCTTGCTGGCGAAAACGGAAACGACAATGTGCGAGCAAAACGCTACATTGCCAAATACACGATTAATCCGGCAATTACTCACGGGCTCAGCCATGAAGTCGGCTCGGTGGAAAAAGGGAAGCTTGCTGATCTCGTTTTGTGGGACCCGGTATTTTTCGGCGTTAAGCCGGAACTTGTCTTAAAGGGCGGCATGATTGCACGTGCGCAAATGGGAGATCCGAACGCGTCCATTCCGACGCCTGAGCCGGTATTTATGCGCCAAATGTATGCGTCATACGGAAAAGCCAACCGTTCAACATCCATTACATTTATGTCTCAGGCAAGCATTGAGCGGGGTGTGGCGGAAAGTTTAGGGCTGGAAAAAAGAATTTCTCCTGTCAAAAATATCAGAAAGCTGAGCAAGCTGGATATGAAATTGAACTCAGCTTTGCCGAAGATCGAAGTTGATCCAAAAACCTATCAGGTCTTTGCTGACGGAGAGGAACTGTCTTGCCAGCCTGTCGATTATGTTCCGCTTGGACAAAGATATTTCTTATTCTGA
- a CDS encoding N-acetylneuraminate synthase family protein: MESNSISEKVKVIAEIANAHQGKEENLKALIKVAAESGADGVKFQWFKYDRIATPCFFAYESYIELFLNEDVWKNCVAYGKRHGLEIWVDIFDSWGAELFLHLQHDIDGIKLPTTILQSTEIMKTIGMTEKPVLIGVGGWYEEEIDQMMSLVKQHMANQLILMHGFQGYPTKLEDINLKRIQHLQKRYKVQIGFADHIDADHPLAADLPVYAFFSGAAVIEKHITLNRAAKGFDYYSSLELNEFKVMTEKLQQAQIAAGSPEVNESERKYLYDSSLRTTANQDIKKGEIITLDKTSYKRCGNENALMPLQAEDAFPQVVTADLSLNQPITPNEIKSPRIAIAVICRLKSTRLPKKALLPIYGIPSVERCLINCLAVPSVHEVVLATSNLPEDDPLEAFTLNGKVRIVRDSPENVAERMLEAAALTKADIIIRVTGDCPAVSPEVLQYLIDRHLQKGADYTQEISSSAGISCNVITVEALQRLVQQPKPLTHTEYLSFYFLNNPSLFYINQVSLPEELDYPSWRLTLDEPKDLELFEQIYRNLDVKHEPLYFSRIRDYLSENRHVSKINQDVSTKWIDQTSLVEEINKATLLPSENK; encoded by the coding sequence TTGGAAAGCAACAGCATTTCGGAAAAAGTAAAAGTCATTGCTGAAATTGCAAACGCCCATCAAGGAAAAGAGGAGAACCTCAAAGCACTGATCAAGGTTGCCGCAGAAAGCGGAGCAGATGGTGTGAAATTTCAGTGGTTCAAGTATGACCGTATTGCAACACCGTGTTTTTTTGCTTATGAGTCGTATATTGAGCTGTTTTTGAATGAAGATGTATGGAAAAATTGTGTCGCTTATGGAAAAAGACATGGATTAGAAATTTGGGTGGATATTTTCGATTCATGGGGGGCAGAGCTCTTTTTGCACCTGCAGCATGACATTGATGGCATAAAGCTTCCAACAACCATCCTTCAATCCACGGAAATCATGAAAACGATCGGTATGACCGAGAAGCCTGTACTCATTGGAGTTGGGGGATGGTACGAAGAAGAGATCGATCAGATGATGTCGCTTGTAAAACAACATATGGCAAATCAGCTCATTCTCATGCACGGATTTCAAGGGTATCCGACAAAATTAGAGGATATTAACCTAAAACGGATACAACATCTACAAAAAAGATACAAGGTTCAAATAGGATTTGCGGATCACATCGACGCAGATCATCCGCTTGCAGCCGACCTTCCTGTCTATGCATTTTTCTCAGGGGCAGCTGTTATCGAAAAACATATTACCCTAAATCGGGCAGCTAAAGGGTTTGATTATTATTCTTCACTAGAGCTGAACGAATTCAAAGTAATGACGGAAAAGCTCCAGCAGGCCCAAATTGCAGCTGGCTCACCTGAAGTAAATGAATCCGAAAGAAAGTATTTGTATGATTCATCATTACGTACAACAGCCAACCAGGATATAAAAAAAGGAGAAATCATTACACTGGATAAAACGAGCTACAAAAGATGCGGAAATGAGAATGCATTAATGCCTTTACAAGCCGAAGACGCATTTCCTCAAGTAGTAACTGCTGATTTATCGTTAAACCAGCCAATTACACCCAACGAAATAAAAAGTCCAAGAATTGCGATTGCAGTGATATGCCGGCTAAAATCGACTCGTTTGCCGAAAAAAGCGCTGCTCCCGATTTACGGTATTCCATCTGTTGAGCGCTGTTTAATCAATTGTCTGGCTGTCCCTTCTGTTCATGAAGTTGTGCTGGCAACGTCAAATCTTCCAGAAGACGATCCGCTTGAAGCTTTTACTCTAAACGGAAAGGTCAGAATCGTGAGAGACTCCCCCGAAAATGTGGCAGAAAGAATGCTTGAAGCCGCAGCGTTAACAAAAGCCGATATTATTATCCGGGTGACAGGTGATTGCCCGGCAGTTTCACCTGAAGTGCTTCAATATTTAATTGACCGGCACTTGCAAAAAGGAGCAGATTATACTCAGGAAATCTCAAGTTCAGCAGGAATATCCTGTAATGTCATTACTGTTGAAGCCCTTCAGCGGCTTGTGCAGCAGCCAAAACCATTAACCCATACAGAATACCTTTCTTTTTATTTTTTAAACAACCCTTCTCTATTTTACATCAATCAAGTCAGCCTGCCAGAAGAACTCGATTATCCATCTTGGCGTTTAACACTTGATGAACCTAAAGACTTAGAGTTGTTTGAACAAATATATCGAAACTTGGATGTCAAACACGAACCGCTCTATTTCAGCCGAATAAGGGATTATTTATCAGAAAACCGGCACGTTTCAAAAATAAATCAAGATGTGTCGACCAAATGGATCGATCAGACATCTCTAGTAGAAGAAATCAACAAAGCAACGCTGTTGCCATCAGAAAACAAATAA
- a CDS encoding DUF5362 family protein, giving the protein MNPETMNKTLVSISKWGKATGILFIIMGALTALSGAFFFLIGAVPGVLQIIAGIFLMRSAKEAGQMADHNSGQSEDLMLENYAKFVKMQGIYLIVSIAVSILAIIAFFVFLMLGIADGLFSDYDTYSTY; this is encoded by the coding sequence ATGAATCCTGAAACAATGAACAAAACCCTCGTTAGCATTTCGAAATGGGGGAAAGCAACAGGCATTTTATTTATTATTATGGGCGCTCTTACCGCGCTTTCAGGCGCGTTCTTTTTTCTAATCGGTGCCGTGCCAGGCGTACTGCAAATTATTGCTGGAATCTTTTTGATGCGGTCAGCTAAAGAAGCAGGACAAATGGCTGACCACAACAGCGGACAGTCTGAAGACTTAATGCTGGAGAATTACGCTAAGTTTGTGAAGATGCAAGGGATTTATTTAATCGTAAGCATTGCTGTATCTATTCTTGCGATTATCGCCTTCTTCGTCTTCTTAATGCTTGGGATTGCTGACGGCCTTTTCAGCGATTATGATACGTACAGCACTTATTAA
- a CDS encoding DUF5362 family protein produces MISLDKDENEIENHNEGNDAAEQELAAEESENRQLSAAAVKSLSDIAKWGKMSGILLIIMGSLVTLSALMTVIGAIPGVLLIISGVFLMRSAKAAAEAEGNLAGSAGESMLENYGKFIKMQLFYAASSIISGLIGIVMVIFILVIIGIAAYESTDTYEDTDSYYYEDDPVFE; encoded by the coding sequence ATGATTAGTCTGGATAAAGATGAAAACGAGATTGAAAATCATAATGAAGGAAATGATGCCGCCGAACAGGAGCTTGCGGCTGAGGAAAGTGAGAACCGCCAGCTGAGCGCCGCTGCTGTCAAGTCGCTATCAGACATTGCCAAGTGGGGCAAAATGTCAGGCATTTTACTGATCATTATGGGATCGCTGGTCACTCTGTCTGCTTTGATGACAGTGATCGGCGCGATTCCGGGCGTGCTGCTCATTATTTCAGGCGTCTTTCTGATGCGTTCAGCAAAAGCAGCCGCGGAAGCCGAAGGAAATCTTGCCGGCAGCGCTGGTGAAAGCATGCTTGAGAATTACGGAAAGTTTATAAAAATGCAGTTGTTCTACGCTGCATCCAGTATTATTTCGGGCCTGATCGGGATCGTTATGGTCATTTTCATACTGGTGATTATCGGCATTGCCGCTTATGAAAGCACCGATACGTATGAAGATACGGATTCTTATTACTATGAGGATGATCCGGTGTTTGAATAA
- a CDS encoding DUF5392 family protein — protein sequence MNFYRVEQMPGFIKTEMQKIQKAVQPFMKKTVIYRFLAFPLAAFSLFNLVAFLFHASADRESLISAGIFALLAALGLAFFKEAGYQHKQVQKTVRIYMLNRIKKSDILSEERKDSYTRQIKEEPFAMRSFVEFLTEEDRRKKLY from the coding sequence ATGAACTTTTACAGAGTCGAACAAATGCCGGGGTTCATTAAAACAGAAATGCAAAAAATTCAAAAGGCCGTACAGCCATTTATGAAGAAAACCGTCATTTACCGTTTTCTTGCTTTTCCGCTTGCAGCATTCTCTCTCTTTAATTTGGTCGCTTTTCTATTTCACGCTTCAGCAGACAGGGAGTCCTTGATCAGCGCAGGAATATTCGCCCTTCTGGCGGCGCTTGGATTGGCATTTTTCAAAGAAGCAGGCTACCAGCATAAACAGGTCCAAAAAACGGTTCGCATCTATATGCTGAACAGGATCAAAAAGAGCGACATCCTTTCAGAAGAGCGGAAAGACTCCTATACGCGCCAGATTAAGGAAGAACCGTTTGCGATGCGGAGTTTTGTGGAATTTTTGACTGAGGAAGACAGACGCAAGAAATTGTATTAA
- a CDS encoding GNAT family N-acetyltransferase produces MTLRLAEHKDLEAVVAIYNSTIASRMVTADTEPVTLEDRMEWFMRHTESRPLYVAEDGSGNVAAWISFETFYGRPAYNKTAEVSIYIDEACRGKGVGSYLLQEALRIAPELGIRSLMAFIFGHNKPSLKLFEKHGFAEWGLFPGIAEMDGKRYDLKILGRELS; encoded by the coding sequence ATGACATTGCGTCTTGCTGAACATAAAGATCTGGAGGCTGTTGTCGCGATTTATAATTCAACGATTGCTTCGCGAATGGTAACAGCCGATACTGAACCGGTAACACTTGAAGACCGGATGGAGTGGTTTATGCGACATACAGAGTCACGGCCGCTCTATGTTGCCGAAGACGGAAGCGGGAACGTTGCCGCCTGGATCAGCTTTGAAACATTTTACGGAAGGCCCGCCTATAATAAAACAGCGGAGGTCAGCATATACATTGACGAAGCATGCCGCGGCAAAGGCGTCGGATCGTATTTGCTCCAGGAAGCGCTTCGCATTGCGCCGGAACTTGGCATCCGCTCACTTATGGCCTTCATTTTCGGACATAATAAACCAAGCCTGAAGCTGTTTGAAAAGCATGGGTTTGCAGAATGGGGATTGTTCCCCGGCATCGCCGAAATGGACGGCAAAAGATACGATTTAAAAATTCTAGGGAGAGAGCTATCATGA
- the cls gene encoding cardiolipin synthase: protein MSISSILLSLFFILNILLAIIVIFKERRDASASWAWLLVLFFIPVLGFILYLLFGHNLRRKQLFQWEDRKKIGIEKLLKHQLEDLETRQFQFNNRATFDNKDLIYMLIMNNHAVFTEDNSVDVITDGRDKFQRLLHDISKAKDHIHLQYYIYKGDELGKKLRDALIQKAKEGVQVRVLYDELGSRTLRKKFFKELREAGGHVEVFFPSKLRPINLRLNYRNHRKLVIVDGVIGYVGGFNVGDEYLGLNPKFGYWRDTHIRLQGTAVHAIQTRFILDWNQASHRHTLTYIPNHFPDHGPKGNVGMQIVTSGPDSEWEQIKNGYIKMISNAKRSILIQTPYFIPDASLLDALRIACLSGIDVNIMIPNKPDHAFVYWATLSYIGDLLKAGATVYIYDNGFIHAKTIVVDDEIASVGTANIDVRSFRLNFEVNAFIYDISIAKKLVSTFKEDLLVSRKYTYEEYLQRPLWIRMKESISRLLSPIL from the coding sequence TTGAGTATTTCTTCCATCCTTTTATCACTTTTTTTCATTTTGAATATTCTTTTGGCCATCATTGTCATTTTCAAAGAACGGCGCGATGCCAGCGCATCTTGGGCTTGGCTGCTTGTTCTTTTCTTTATTCCCGTTTTAGGCTTTATTTTATACTTATTATTCGGCCATAATCTCAGGCGCAAGCAATTGTTTCAATGGGAGGACCGAAAAAAGATCGGAATCGAAAAGCTGCTGAAGCATCAGCTTGAAGACTTAGAAACCAGGCAATTTCAGTTCAACAACCGGGCAACATTTGATAATAAAGATTTAATTTATATGCTTATTATGAATAATCATGCTGTGTTTACAGAGGATAATTCAGTTGACGTGATTACAGACGGCCGGGATAAGTTTCAGCGGCTGCTGCATGACATCTCAAAGGCTAAGGATCATATCCACTTACAATATTATATTTATAAAGGTGATGAATTAGGAAAAAAATTACGGGACGCTCTCATCCAAAAAGCGAAAGAAGGCGTTCAGGTCAGGGTGCTATATGATGAACTCGGGTCCAGAACACTGAGAAAAAAGTTTTTTAAAGAGCTCCGCGAAGCCGGCGGGCATGTGGAGGTCTTTTTCCCTTCAAAACTCAGGCCGATTAACTTGCGGCTGAATTATCGGAACCACCGAAAGCTTGTCATCGTAGACGGAGTGATCGGTTATGTCGGAGGATTTAACGTCGGAGATGAGTACCTCGGGCTTAATCCGAAATTCGGCTATTGGCGTGATACGCATATTCGGCTGCAAGGAACCGCCGTGCACGCCATCCAGACACGTTTCATCCTTGACTGGAATCAGGCTTCCCATCGCCATACGCTGACATATATTCCGAATCACTTTCCTGATCACGGCCCAAAAGGCAACGTCGGGATGCAGATTGTCACAAGCGGCCCGGATTCCGAATGGGAACAAATTAAAAACGGCTACATTAAAATGATTTCGAATGCCAAGCGTTCTATTTTAATTCAGACGCCTTATTTTATCCCTGACGCAAGCTTGCTCGATGCTTTAAGGATCGCGTGCCTGTCAGGCATTGATGTCAACATCATGATCCCGAACAAGCCTGATCATGCCTTTGTATACTGGGCGACACTTTCGTACATCGGCGATCTGTTGAAAGCCGGGGCCACTGTCTATATATATGATAACGGCTTTATCCACGCGAAAACCATCGTAGTGGATGACGAAATTGCATCAGTCGGGACAGCGAATATCGACGTTCGAAGCTTCAGGCTGAATTTTGAGGTTAATGCATTTATTTACGATATCTCCATTGCGAAAAAACTGGTTTCTACATTTAAAGAAGATTTGCTCGTATCCAGAAAATACACCTATGAAGAATACCTGCAGCGCCCCTTATGGATTCGAATGAAAGAATCCATCTCGCGGCTGTTGTCGCCGATTTTATAA
- the spoIIQ gene encoding stage II sporulation protein spoIIQ, with protein MREEEKKTSQVKKLQQFFRKRWVFPAIYLVSAAVILTAVLWYQSVSNDEVKDQLADNGGNSAYDNNDDAVEVGKSMENVAMPVIDSENVSVVKKFYETDAAKEEKEAALVTYNNTYSLSKGIDLAEKDGKDFDVSASLSGTVVKAEKDPVLGYVIEVEHADGLSTVYQSLSEVSVEQGDKVKQNQVIGKSGKNLYSEDSGNHVHFEIRKDGVAMNPLNFMDKPVSSIEKAAAAEEKAAAETEESIQQSSEKKDGSTDKGTEEKSGEKTDDSTDKSGSKESSTTEDTEQS; from the coding sequence ATGAGAGAGGAAGAAAAGAAAACTTCTCAAGTCAAAAAACTTCAGCAGTTTTTTCGTAAACGCTGGGTGTTCCCTGCAATTTACTTAGTCAGTGCGGCCGTCATTTTAACAGCTGTCCTTTGGTATCAATCTGTATCAAATGATGAAGTAAAGGATCAGTTGGCTGATAACGGCGGAAACTCCGCATATGACAACAACGACGATGCAGTTGAAGTAGGAAAGTCAATGGAAAATGTCGCTATGCCGGTTATTGATTCTGAAAACGTATCTGTTGTGAAAAAGTTCTATGAAACCGATGCCGCAAAAGAAGAGAAAGAAGCAGCACTCGTTACCTATAATAACACGTACAGCCTAAGCAAAGGAATTGACTTAGCTGAGAAAGACGGAAAAGATTTCGATGTTTCTGCTTCTCTGAGTGGTACGGTTGTCAAAGCTGAAAAAGATCCAGTGCTGGGATACGTGATTGAAGTTGAACATGCAGACGGCTTATCAACTGTGTATCAATCTCTTTCTGAAGTAAGTGTTGAGCAAGGTGACAAGGTAAAACAAAACCAAGTGATTGGAAAGTCTGGCAAGAACCTTTACAGTGAAGACAGCGGAAACCACGTGCATTTTGAAATCCGTAAAGACGGAGTCGCAATGAACCCGCTGAACTTTATGGACAAGCCGGTTTCTTCTATTGAAAAAGCTGCAGCAGCTGAAGAAAAAGCTGCCGCTGAAACAGAAGAATCCATTCAGCAATCTTCCGAGAAAAAGGACGGATCAACTGATAAAGGAACAGAAGAAAAATCCGGTGAAAAAACGGATGATTCAACTGACAAATCTGGTTCTAAAGAAAGCAGCACAACAGAAGACACTGAGCAGTCTTAA
- a CDS encoding MerR family transcriptional regulator, producing MKYQVKQVADIADVSIRTLHHYDDIQLLNPSTVTDAGYRLYSDSDLERLQQILFFKEIGFRLDDIKKLLDHPNFDRKEALQSQKDMLMKKKQRMEEMIQTIDRTIQSIEGGEQMNKRDLFAGLSIKDIEEHQQTYADEVRKLYGKEIAEETEKKTSAYSADDWRTIMADFDSIYRRIAARMEHGPDDAEVQAAVGAFRDHICQYHYDCTLDIFRGLGEVYITDERFTDSINQYGDGLAAFLREAMIIYCDYQEKPRP from the coding sequence ATGAAATATCAGGTCAAACAAGTGGCGGATATAGCGGACGTCAGCATTCGGACTCTTCATCACTATGACGATATTCAGCTTCTTAATCCTTCAACGGTTACTGACGCGGGATACCGTTTATACAGTGATTCAGATCTAGAAAGACTGCAGCAGATTTTATTTTTTAAGGAAATAGGTTTTCGTTTGGATGATATTAAAAAGTTGCTGGATCATCCGAATTTTGACCGGAAAGAAGCGCTTCAATCGCAAAAGGATATGTTGATGAAGAAAAAACAAAGAATGGAAGAGATGATTCAAACGATTGACAGGACGATTCAGTCCATTGAGGGAGGAGAACAAATGAATAAGCGGGATTTATTTGCCGGATTAAGCATAAAAGACATTGAAGAGCACCAGCAGACATACGCTGATGAAGTCAGAAAGCTCTATGGAAAGGAAATCGCGGAAGAAACAGAGAAGAAGACATCCGCATACTCGGCAGACGATTGGCGTACGATCATGGCTGACTTTGATTCGATTTACAGGAGAATCGCGGCGCGAATGGAGCACGGTCCCGATGATGCAGAGGTTCAGGCCGCTGTGGGAGCATTTCGCGACCATATTTGTCAATATCATTACGATTGCACGCTAGACATTTTCAGAGGGCTTGGAGAAGTGTATATCACTGACGAACGATTTACCGATTCGATCAACCAATATGGAGATGGCCTTGCCGCTTTTTTGCGGGAAGCGATGATCATCTACTGTGACTATCAGGAAAAACCCCGGCCGTAA
- a CDS encoding NAD(P)-dependent oxidoreductase yields MKIGIIGASGKAGNEILKEAKTRGHEVTAIVRNASKVKEQDIAILEKDVFELTAEDIKPFDAVVNAFGAAAGEEHLHVEAGRKLISILKDAKNIRLLVVGGAGSLFVDEAKKTRLMDTPEFPKEYVPTASNQGENLKDLQQTDSVSWTFLSPAAFFDPAGKRTGSYQKGKDNVIVNAKGDSYISYADYAIAAVDELEHPAHKNERFTVVSEAE; encoded by the coding sequence ATGAAAATTGGAATTATCGGTGCAAGCGGAAAAGCAGGGAACGAGATTTTGAAAGAAGCGAAAACAAGAGGGCATGAAGTAACTGCCATCGTTCGAAACGCTTCAAAAGTGAAGGAACAGGATATAGCGATTTTGGAGAAAGATGTGTTTGAACTGACTGCAGAAGACATCAAGCCTTTCGATGCGGTCGTCAACGCTTTTGGAGCTGCGGCTGGTGAGGAACATCTTCATGTTGAGGCAGGCAGAAAACTAATCAGCATCTTAAAGGACGCGAAAAACATAAGATTGCTTGTCGTTGGCGGAGCAGGAAGCCTGTTTGTTGATGAAGCGAAAAAAACCCGTTTAATGGATACACCGGAATTCCCGAAAGAATATGTGCCGACTGCATCAAACCAAGGGGAGAACCTGAAAGATTTGCAGCAGACAGACTCCGTTTCATGGACGTTCCTCAGCCCTGCGGCATTTTTTGATCCGGCAGGAAAACGGACGGGTTCTTATCAAAAAGGAAAAGACAATGTCATCGTTAACGCGAAAGGCGATAGCTATATCAGCTATGCGGATTATGCCATTGCTGCAGTGGATGAGCTTGAACATCCTGCACACAAAAATGAACGCTTTACAGTGGTAAGCGAAGCGGAATAA
- a CDS encoding Rrf2 family transcriptional regulator, which yields MINSRLAVAIHILSLISMDEKESSEIIAGSVNTNPVVVRRMISLLKKADILTSRAGVPGARLKKDPADISLLEVYRAVQKQDELFAVHENPNPNCPVGKKIQNALDETFESVQKAMENELASKSLKDVMNHLF from the coding sequence ATGATTAACAGCCGTCTTGCTGTTGCCATTCATATTTTATCCCTCATTTCGATGGATGAAAAAGAGTCTTCAGAAATCATCGCTGGCAGCGTCAACACCAATCCGGTTGTCGTGCGAAGAATGATCAGCCTGCTGAAAAAAGCGGATATTCTCACATCACGCGCCGGGGTGCCGGGTGCAAGACTCAAAAAAGATCCGGCTGATATTTCTCTTTTAGAAGTATATCGGGCTGTCCAAAAGCAAGATGAACTCTTTGCGGTTCATGAAAACCCGAATCCGAACTGTCCGGTAGGGAAAAAAATTCAGAACGCACTGGATGAAACTTTTGAAAGTGTGCAAAAAGCGATGGAGAATGAACTGGCAAGCAAGTCATTAAAAGATGTTATGAATCATCTCTTTTAA
- the ureA gene encoding urease subunit gamma produces the protein MKLTPVEQEKLLIFAAGELAKQRKERGVLLNYPEAAAYITCFIMEGARDGKRVAELMETGRHVLTEKDVMEGVPEMLDSIQVEATFPDGVKLVTVHQPISAEVTS, from the coding sequence ATGAAACTGACACCGGTTGAACAAGAGAAATTGCTCATTTTTGCAGCGGGAGAACTAGCCAAACAGCGAAAGGAGCGCGGTGTTCTGCTGAATTATCCCGAGGCCGCCGCTTATATCACCTGCTTTATCATGGAAGGCGCACGTGACGGAAAGAGAGTGGCGGAGCTAATGGAAACCGGCCGCCATGTGTTAACGGAAAAAGACGTGATGGAGGGTGTGCCTGAGATGCTCGACAGCATTCAGGTGGAAGCCACATTCCCTGACGGAGTAAAGCTTGTCACCGTACACCAGCCGATTTCTGCGGAGGTGACGTCATGA